A window of Syngnathoides biaculeatus isolate LvHL_M chromosome 9, ASM1980259v1, whole genome shotgun sequence contains these coding sequences:
- the krt98 gene encoding keratin 98: MATKSYGQKTLSVYGGAGGHGTRISSAQSCYIAAPGFNLADALDFHVGANEKATMQNLNNRLASYLEKVGTLEKENERLDKQIRDWYQSRSVISHDYTSYFAIIDDLKDKICVAARLNAKTILDIDNAKLAAEDFKMKYENELAMRMTVEADTAGLKRLLEDVNIARVDLECHMDGLKDELIMLKKNHEEELALLRSQTGGQVNVTMDVSPSLDLNQAMTEIREHYEAMITKNRKDLESWYQSKITAVEQEVMTHSESLVTSRSEIKDLKNTLQRFEIELQSHLTMKASLEDSLAETQSRYAAQLSGLQNMIVSLEAQLSQIRANITSNKHEYDMLLDLKTRLEMEIAEYRRLLDGEEESSKQVVTKVITVVERVVDGRVVESSKTVDVDVDHIK; the protein is encoded by the exons ATGGCCACTAAATCCTACGGCCAGAAAACCCTGAGCGTCTACGGTGGAGCCGGCGGCCACGGCACCCGCATCTCCTCGGCTCAATCATGCTACATAGCCGCTCCGGGCTTCAACCTGGCTGACGCCCTGGACTTCCACGTCGGCGCCAACGAGAAGGCCACCATGCAGAACTTGAACAACCGTCTGGCTTCTTACTTGGAGAAGGTGGGCACCCTTGAGAAGGAGAACGAGCGCCTGGATAAGCAGATCAgagactggtaccagagcagGAGTGTCATCAGCCACGACTACACCAGCTACTTTGCCATCATTGATGACCTGAAGGACAAG ATCTGTGTCGCCGCCAGGCTCAATGCCAAGACAATTCTGGATATTGACAACGCAAAACTGGCTGCTGAGGACTTCAAAATGAA GTATGAGAATGAGCTTGCCATGAGAATGACCGTGGAGGCAGACACTGCTGGGCTGAAGAGGCTTCTGGAAGATGTGAACATTGCCAGAGTGGATCTGGAGTGCCACATGGACGGTTTGAAGGATGAACTCATCATGCTGAAGAAGAATCATGAAGAG GAATTGGCTCTGCTCAGGAGTCAAACGGGCGGTCAGGTTAACGTGACCATGGACGTATCACCCTCTCTAGACTTAAACCAGGCCATGACAGAGATCAGAGAACACTATGAGGCTATGATCACCAAGAACCGCAAGGACCTCGAGTCCTGGTACCAGAGCAAG ATCACGGCAGTAGAGCAAGAAGTGATGACACATTCAGAGTCTCTGGTGACATCCCGCTCAGAAATTAAAGACCTGAAGAACACTCTCCAGAGGTTTGAAATTGAACTGCAGTCCCACCTTACCATG AAAGCCTCCCTGGAGGACAGCCTGGCAGAGACACAATCCCGCTATGCCGCACAGCTATCAGGCCTGCAGAACATGATCGTGAGCTTAGAGGCCCAACTTTCCCAGATCCGCGCCAACATCACCAGCAACAAGCATGAGTACGACATGCTGTTGGACCTTAAAACACGACTGGAGATGGAGATTGCAGAATACAGACGGTTACTGGATGGAGAGGAGGAGAG cTCAAAGCAAG TGGTCACCAAGGTCATCACGGTGGTGGAGAGGGTCGTGGACGGGAGGGTGGTGGAGAGCAGCAAGACTGTCGACGTTGATGTGGATCACATTAAGTGA